The following proteins are encoded in a genomic region of Natrinema sp. DC36:
- a CDS encoding helix-hairpin-helix domain-containing protein: MTDTTSPIESTFEMQRQSIKRSQQLFQQGLEFQENAAEAFLQNSMAMQRSVQRQGTELARQLFDAQLEAMESALDENGYDIRSTIDEEFEEGTEQTQQLLNEGFEQGTKMFQQLLHAQFDALESALEANGGDIRSTVDRQFDEFEQSQDDIWDEFETKFLHTVEDLTDQQRRVLAGSIDSVIDAQEETEQQTIEVVGRAEETVGTVQRQTEEVAETIQQETEATMRTAQEEAESVAETTRKSAEATIDEAATTEDLAVDTTDAIETASEQGEGAAEQNLQAIDGVGQTYADRLAEAGIETLADLARTEANTVAEAAEISQARAAEWIQAAQSHA, translated from the coding sequence ATGACAGACACGACATCACCCATCGAAAGCACGTTCGAGATGCAGCGCCAGTCGATCAAACGGAGTCAGCAGCTGTTCCAGCAGGGACTCGAGTTCCAGGAGAACGCCGCGGAAGCGTTCCTGCAGAACAGCATGGCGATGCAACGAAGCGTCCAGCGTCAGGGAACCGAACTCGCTCGGCAGCTCTTCGACGCGCAACTCGAGGCGATGGAGTCGGCCCTCGACGAGAACGGGTACGACATCCGATCGACTATCGACGAGGAATTCGAAGAGGGAACGGAACAGACCCAACAGCTGCTCAACGAGGGATTCGAGCAGGGGACGAAAATGTTCCAGCAACTGCTGCACGCACAGTTCGACGCGCTGGAATCAGCGCTGGAGGCAAACGGGGGAGATATCCGATCGACCGTCGATCGGCAGTTCGACGAGTTTGAGCAGAGTCAGGACGACATCTGGGACGAGTTCGAGACGAAGTTCCTCCACACGGTCGAAGATCTCACCGACCAGCAACGGCGGGTGCTCGCGGGGTCGATCGACTCGGTCATCGACGCCCAAGAGGAGACGGAACAGCAGACGATCGAGGTCGTCGGCCGGGCCGAGGAAACCGTCGGAACCGTCCAGCGCCAGACCGAAGAGGTTGCCGAAACCATCCAGCAGGAGACCGAAGCCACCATGCGGACGGCTCAGGAAGAGGCCGAATCGGTCGCCGAGACGACCCGAAAGAGCGCCGAAGCCACTATCGATGAAGCCGCAACGACCGAAGATCTAGCAGTCGATACCACCGACGCGATCGAAACCGCGTCCGAGCAGGGAGAAGGCGCTGCGGAGCAGAACCTGCAAGCCATCGACGGCGTCGGCCAGACCTACGCCGATCGGCTCGCCGAAGCGGGCATCGAAACCCTCGCGGACCTCGCCAGAACGGAAGCGAACACCGTCGCGGAGGCCGCAGAGATCTCGCAGGCCCGTGCAGCTGAGTGGATTCAAGCCGCCCAGTCTCACGCATAA
- a CDS encoding DUF5783 family protein gives MTEFDPEKFEEKYVHYFEELEEAYSAAYQQLHGQYDSAVLRAIDRQVLSESEPFYEGNGEFRVELPAEPAARVGAVADHEQFEPVLEAFVDRIEDELQRIFEFDETA, from the coding sequence ATGACCGAGTTCGACCCCGAAAAGTTCGAGGAGAAGTACGTTCACTACTTCGAGGAACTCGAGGAGGCGTACTCCGCGGCCTACCAGCAGTTACACGGCCAGTATGACTCGGCGGTACTTCGTGCCATCGACCGGCAGGTGCTGAGCGAGAGCGAACCCTTCTACGAAGGTAATGGCGAGTTCCGCGTCGAACTCCCGGCCGAGCCGGCGGCTCGTGTCGGCGCGGTGGCCGACCACGAACAGTTCGAGCCCGTCCTCGAGGCGTTCGTCGACCGAATCGAGGACGAACTTCAGCGGATTTTCGAGTTCGACGAGACCGCGTGA
- a CDS encoding Mrp/NBP35 family ATP-binding protein: MDEAAVRDRLRTVEDPELGDDIVSLGLVNDITVDGDQVAIDLALGAPYSPSESDIAADVREVLTAEGLEADLTASVPDRDDLTSEEQVLPNVKNVIAVASGKGGVGKSTVAVNLAAGLSQLGARVGLFDADVYGPNVPRMVDADEPPMATEDETLVPPEKYGVKLMSMAFLTGEDDPVIWRGPMVHKVITQLTEDVEWGHLDYLVVDLPPGTGDTQLTMLQTMPVTGAVIVTTPQDVALDDARKGLEMFAKHDTVVLGIAENMSTFACPDCGGEHDIFGSGGGEAFAEEHELPFLGSIPLDPAVREGGDGGKPTVLKDGDETSDALRTITENVANNTGIVHRQAISQSRRNEAASPDR; this comes from the coding sequence ATGGACGAAGCCGCCGTTCGCGACCGCCTCCGGACGGTCGAAGATCCGGAACTCGGCGACGATATCGTGTCGCTCGGGCTGGTCAACGACATCACCGTCGACGGCGATCAGGTCGCCATCGATCTCGCACTGGGCGCCCCCTACTCACCGAGCGAGAGCGACATCGCTGCCGATGTCCGCGAGGTGCTCACCGCCGAGGGCCTCGAGGCGGACCTCACCGCGAGCGTGCCCGATCGCGACGACCTCACCAGCGAGGAACAGGTACTGCCGAACGTCAAAAACGTCATCGCCGTCGCCTCCGGGAAAGGTGGCGTCGGCAAGTCGACCGTCGCGGTCAACCTCGCCGCCGGCCTCTCACAGCTCGGTGCCCGGGTCGGCCTCTTCGACGCCGACGTCTACGGGCCAAATGTGCCGCGGATGGTCGACGCAGACGAGCCGCCGATGGCCACCGAGGACGAGACCCTCGTTCCGCCCGAGAAGTACGGCGTGAAGCTGATGAGCATGGCCTTCCTCACCGGCGAGGACGACCCCGTTATCTGGCGCGGTCCGATGGTCCACAAGGTCATCACCCAGTTGACGGAGGACGTGGAGTGGGGTCACCTCGACTACCTCGTCGTCGACCTCCCGCCGGGCACCGGCGACACCCAGCTGACGATGCTCCAGACCATGCCCGTCACCGGCGCGGTCATCGTCACGACCCCGCAGGACGTGGCGCTGGACGACGCCCGGAAGGGCCTCGAGATGTTCGCCAAACACGACACCGTCGTGCTCGGCATCGCCGAGAACATGTCGACGTTCGCCTGCCCCGACTGCGGCGGCGAACACGATATCTTCGGCTCCGGCGGCGGCGAGGCGTTCGCCGAGGAACACGAGCTCCCCTTCCTGGGTTCGATCCCGCTCGATCCGGCCGTCCGCGAAGGCGGTGACGGCGGGAAGCCGACGGTCCTGAAAGACGGCGACGAGACCAGCGACGCCCTGCGGACGATTACCGAGAACGTCGCCAACAACACTGGGATCGTTCACCGGCAGGCCATCTCCCAGAGCCGACGCAACGAGGCAGCCTCTCCGGATCGATGA
- a CDS encoding uracil-DNA glycosylase, which translates to MDEECRNCPALCETRTQIVHGYGDVGADFLFVGERPTAYADEVGVPFAGEGGSNGDGGLRRMLERLGLCAIDSPADEPGLENVYLTNLTRCRDPDRRPTDEEIGNCEPYLNAEIRMINPEILIPVGERALAELGVEYTTTPADELALPDDHATRIRGRGFELVPMIEPQEQTDEQTQAWLEAFASLMASDYRQTKGRQGR; encoded by the coding sequence ATGGACGAGGAGTGTCGGAACTGTCCGGCGCTCTGTGAGACGCGCACGCAGATCGTCCACGGCTACGGCGACGTCGGCGCTGACTTCCTCTTCGTTGGGGAGCGACCGACAGCGTACGCGGACGAAGTGGGCGTTCCGTTCGCCGGCGAGGGCGGCAGCAACGGTGACGGCGGGCTGCGACGGATGCTCGAGCGCCTCGGACTATGTGCCATCGACTCGCCCGCAGACGAACCCGGACTCGAGAACGTCTATCTGACGAACCTGACTCGCTGTCGCGACCCCGATCGTCGGCCGACCGACGAGGAAATCGGCAACTGTGAGCCCTATCTCAACGCGGAAATTCGGATGATCAACCCGGAAATACTCATCCCCGTCGGCGAGCGCGCGCTGGCGGAACTCGGGGTGGAGTACACGACGACCCCGGCCGACGAACTCGCCCTCCCCGACGATCACGCGACGCGGATTCGCGGTCGCGGCTTCGAACTCGTCCCGATGATCGAGCCCCAGGAGCAGACCGACGAGCAGACGCAGGCGTGGCTCGAGGCCTTCGCGTCGCTGATGGCCTCGGACTATCGGCAGACGAAAGGGCGGCAGGGACGCTAG